A region of the Ctenopharyngodon idella isolate HZGC_01 chromosome 2, HZGC01, whole genome shotgun sequence genome:
GTTTCCTGGTCTGAGAGAATGGAGTTTATCAATGGCTGGTACATTCTCATCATCATCAGTGATACGCTGAGTATTGCAGGTTCAGTTCTCAAAATCTGCATACAGAGCAAGGTGAGCAAGAGATGGACAACAGACCcaagtgaaaaaaagtacatttctataatgtatttaaagtgctctattttcatgcaatatttttgtacttaatatactaaaagttcttctttagtacttatTAAGATAGTCTTTGGAACATCTaaatgtactcaactgtgctattttgagacaccatgaaatatgaactaaaatgtgcttttaatatactacctctgtatttaaaaattgtatttagatcctacttatagtacatttgaacccatagtgcactacaagtggtaactaaatatatatatatatatatatatatatatagttgagtagaccaatcacaacagactgggccatctgaccaatcagagcagaggctCTCGAAAAGGAGGGGTATAGAGAGTTTCAGACACTGTgggaaaagaggtgatgctcagtacagtatatattataagaaaattgaagcatgtaaacctattataagacaaaacaaaattagggagctttaaaatagcatcatgGGGGACTTTAAACAGAAATAAGCCACAGTCTCCTCATCATATGAGCAGACAGGTACAGTTGTTCAGATCTATGCACTAATGTTCAgtaattgtcttgttttcaggaGCTGACGAACTATGACGTGTGCAGTATTTTGCTGGGCACAGCTACAATGCTTGTGTGGATTGGAGTAATGCGTTATCTGAGTTTCTTTCAGAAATATTATGTAAGATACTCATTTATTGTCATTGTGTTAAGTTGATATAATACAAAAAGGTGTCATTGGCAAAGCAAATGATGTCTTTCCTCAGTTCATCTCATTAACTACGAACAAGTTCAGTCTGATTCGTAATTAATGTAAGACAATGATGAGTCTGCTTTTCTTGTCTCTTTTGTGGCTCCAGATCCTCATCCTCACCCTGCAGGCTGCCCTTCCTAATGCCATTCGATTCTCCTTCTGCGCTGTTATGATCTATCTCAGCTACTGCTTCTGCGGATGGATCGTTTTGGGGCCACATCATGAAAACGTGAGCAATATTAAAAAGTTCTTTGTAGTTTTTCCCTGTCGATTTTCTCCCACAGGTGAGCCTCCTTATCTCATTAAGCTCGTTACCCCTTGTGTTTCCTTGGCTACTTTTTCAGTTGTTGATGTTTGTAGATGCTGTCGCTCATGTTCCTGTTCCCCGTCCTCTTTGTGTTCTtggttttgctttgctttgttttCGTTCAATTAGTCCTTGCACTTAGATCTTTGTCTCTGccttccttctctctctccctgtgtAACAATAGTATATAAACAGCATGTAATGTCAGCTACCCATTTAAGCAGTTTTAAGCCTGATGAATTAagcatttaaatgaaatgattaaGAAAAGGATAATAATGCTTATTTCTTCACAGTTTCGAACATTTAACATGGCAGCTTACTGCCTTTTTTCCCTGATTAATGGGGATGAAGTCTACTCTACCTTCAAAAAGCTCCGGGACAAGACCTATCTGGTGTGGTTGTTCAGCAGAATGTATATCTACAGCTTCATCGCACTCTTTACATACATGATTTTGAGCCTCTTCATTGCCATTATCACAGACACTTATGAAACCATCAAGGTGAGTTTATTAAAGCCTGCTACTCGGTTAGTGCTTTattctagtgttgtcaaaagtacagacttcgataccaagtcgataattttaaaaattcagattcataaacacctctgatttgCCATTgagttcacgcgctcaacagatatgtttatgattggctacaatgatcaacccttcaaaaacatgttgtaaatagacatcaatgacactcttcactgagcgtttgaaagcagccgTCTATCAGCGGGTATATTAGGGATATCAAACACTCccttgtgtatctgtgtaagcgctcggtaaAGAGCgccaaagatgtctatttacagcaagtttttgaagtgttgatcattgtagccaatcagtgacatatctgttgagcgcgtgaactcaatggccaatcagaggtgtttataaATCccctcaacagtgctcaaagcatcacatttttaaaatttcagtaccgacttggtattgaagtctgtacttttgacaacactactttaTACAACTCGTAACAACACTGCAGCTGTGGTGCAAGAGATTACAAGTGAAACTAGATGTTTACATCTTCAGGATATATTGTGTGGTGCTAATAGTCTCAGCAAGCAGCATGAATAATCACACTTCACCGCTGCTCTCTCTTTAACTGCAGCATTACCAGAAGCGTGGAGCTCCATTATCAGAGCTGCAGGCCTTCATAGCTGAATGCAGGGACCCACCCAACTCGGGGAAGTACATGATGGATGAAGAATCCTCCAGCTTTTGTTGCCTTTGTGCTCCTTGCGTGTATTGAACCTGAAACTAATGAGAAAACTCCTgccacatgtttgttttttgacatgacatgactATACACAAGACTGTAGGACTGAGAAATAGGTGCCAATAGATCAGACATatgttacaataaaataataaaaataaattaaaaaataattataataaatcaaattaaaaatatatttacatttaacataTACACTTATATATCACtt
Encoded here:
- the LOC127503816 gene encoding mucolipin-3-like, giving the protein MSSRMSPFRKEYTTFVSVHHHKTVSWSERMEFINGWYILIIISDTLSIAGSVLKICIQSKELTNYDVCSILLGTATMLVWIGVMRYLSFFQKYYILILTLQAALPNAIRFSFCAVMIYLSYCFCGWIVLGPHHENFRTFNMAAYCLFSLINGDEVYSTFKKLRDKTYLVWLFSRMYIYSFIALFTYMILSLFIAIITDTYETIKHYQKRGAPLSELQAFIAECRDPPNSGKYMMDEESSSFCCLCAPCVY